The following coding sequences lie in one Drosophila bipectinata strain 14024-0381.07 chromosome XR, DbipHiC1v2, whole genome shotgun sequence genomic window:
- the Gga gene encoding ADP-ribosylation factor-binding protein GGA1, with translation MTTDESIMEEMLDRATNPAKERVDELGVQMFCIVVKSNTQLVHKAQEMIVAKVRSTNITEATRAISLLEECMTQCGDDFQDEAAKFRFLNELIRLVSRKYKGAETPHEVKQRIMECLLLWTTEFPQRQKIRDAYEMLRKEGDIEHAQTEAAVAKRESVLGTIDEAMFAKLIKSNNPENFKRANLLLQYRMAQEARRNDLLAQHRLVLSEVQETMQLLNQMLDTYDPTNQDVAETLHELYRNCKKHKPIFHHLPQLLDDSDAQLVADTLDANGALLATMQRYKNLVPSPTRTANPAPATSSSTSATKSTSTSPLTSTATASGSGSNNALLLNELLGDLLISGSGSEKSAASPAPAPSATAAAPNTASSNSTSGNPLADLSEIFSSALAESEAVNKTNQPFQNASTILEPQILSPSIAPDSLANGSSGDSAKKPGTARKMPQIDMLSEELFQQILPTQERMASFKRDPEKVTLNDLARDRMHVKPLSEDNEKEASVDSKNSVSASDPAPVDDDPLLSETVEKKLEEVVKPAAEPASPPVKPLSEIQVDLDSIQATGEQRIVLNDDDMQLSLNFTSDRPGQRVSVIVISAQNKSRQPVRDFQFEASVKKPCKVRLLPPTDSEMPPHKPFRPATPINQVMLLLNPTGKAVDVTCIVGYKLGDDPDPIKESVVAQGIAYVD, from the exons ATGACAACTGACGAGAGCATTATGGAGGAGATGCTGG ACAGAGCAACAAATCCGGCAAAAGAAAGAGTTGACGAGTTGGGCGTACAAATGTTCTGCATTGTGGTCAAGAGCAATACCCAGCTGGTTCACAAGGCCCAGGAAATGATTGTGGCCAAGGTCCGATCCACCAACATAACGGAGGCGACACGAGCAATATCG CTACTGGAGGAATGCATGACCCAGTGCGGTGACGACTTCCAGGACGAGGCGGCCAAGTTCCGGTTTCTAAACGAACTAATCCGACTGGTGTCGCGGAAATACAAGGGCGCGGAGACGCCGCACGAGGTGAAGCAACGGATCATGGAGTGCCTGCTGCTGTGGACGACAGAGTTTCCGCAGCGCCAGAAGATTCGTGATGCCTACGAGATGCTGCGCAAGGAGGGCGACATCGAGCACGCCCAGACCGAGGCGGCGGTGGCCAAAAGGGAGAGCGTCCTCGGCACCATTGACGAGGCGATGTTCGCCAAGCTGATCAAGAGCAACAATCCAGAAAACTTTAAGCGAGCGAATCTCCTGCTGCAGTACCGCATGGCGCAGGAGGCGCGTCGCAATGATTTATTGGCCCAACACCGTTTAGTTCTCAGCGAAGTCCAGGAGACGATGCAGTTGCTCAACCAAATGCTGGACACCTACGATCCCACTAACCAGGACGTTGCCGAGACACTGCACGAACTGTACAGGAACTGCAAGAAGCACAAGCCCATTTTCCATCATCTGCCACAGTTGCTGGACGATTCCGATGCCCAGCTCGTAG CGGACACATTGGATGCCAATGGCGCCCTTCTGGCCACAATGCAGCGTTATAAGAATCTGGTGCCGTCGCCCACTCGAACTGCAAACCCTGCGCCGGCCACAAGTTCTTCCACATCCGCTACAAAGTCCACATCAACATCACCACTCACATCGACAGCGACAGCGTCGGGCTCTGGATCCAACAATGCCCTGTTGCTCAACGAGCTTCTCGGGGACTTGCTCATTAGCGGGAGTGGAAGCGAGAAGAGTGCCGCCAGTCCCGCACCAGCACCcagtgcaacagcagcagctcccAACACTGCCAGCAGCAATTCCACGTCGGGCAATCCGTTGGCGGACTTGAGCGAAATCTTCAGCAGTGCCTTGGCCGAAAGTGAGGCAGTGAATAAGACCAACCAACCATTCCAGAACGCCAGCACTATCCTCGAGCCGCAAATTCTTAGCCCCAGCATCGCGCCAGACTCCTTGGCCAATGGAAGCTCCGGGGATTCGGCCAAAAAGCCAGGAACCGCCAGGAAAATGCCCCAGATCGATATGCTGAGCGAAGAGCTCTTCCAGCAGATCCTGCCCACTCAGGAGCGTATGGCTAGCTTCAAGAGGGATCCCGAAAAGGTAACCCTCAATGATTTGGCTCGTGATAGGATGCATGTCAAGCCGCTGTCAGAGGACAACGAAAAGGAGGCGTCAGTCGACTCTAAGAATTCTGTCTCCGCTTCGGATCCAGCGCCTGTCGATGATGACCCACTGCTGAGCGAAACTGTGGAGAAGAAGCTCGAAGAGGTCGTGAAGCCAGCGGCGGAACCGGCTTCGCCTCCGGTCAAGCCTCTCAGCGAGATTCAGGTGGACCTGGACAGCATCCAGGCCACGGGAGAGCAGCGCATCGTTCTTAATGATGACGACATGCAGCTTAGTCTGAACTTTACCAGCGATCGACCCGGACAACGGGTCTCCGTGATTGTGATATCGGCGCAAAACAAGAGTCGCCAGCCCGTCCGGGACTTTCAGTTCGAGGCGAGCGTCAAAAAG CCCTGTAAGGTGCGCCTGCTGCCGCCGACGGACAGCGAGATGCCACCGCACAAGCCCTTCCGTCCGGCCACGCCCATCAACCAAGTCATGCTGCTGCTAAACCCCACCGGCAAGGCAGTGGATGTGACCTGTATTGTGGGCTATAAGCTGGGCGATGATCCTGATCCCATCAAGGAATCTGTTGTGGCCCAGGGCATTGCCTATGTGGATTGA
- the mei-217 gene encoding uncharacterized protein mei-217, producing MFTFYSLHFATTEEQNASSSNNQFHEQKLVEKYCRQTQLLKLIEGSAGKFVENYRNHRRPEDLLAPVQVSLDFNYRELLRQAPKLLDQVVEEPLQFAEAVKYTVYGLVRDHLKTAGLKPIDISQLHAHWRLVGLPYTPGLQFEPRENCLRLGLTQVQGILSAYTPPENLVLQSIWYCGSGCMRNAIQTSSTDGRSI from the exons ATGTTCACATTTTATTCGTTACATTTTGCAACAACCGAAGAACAAAACGCTAGTTCCTCAAATAACCA ATTCCACGAGCAAAAGCTAGTGGAGAAGTATTGCCGGCAGACGCAGCTGCTGAAGCTGATCGAGGGCTCTGCAGGTAAGTTTGTGGAGAACTATAGAAACCACCGCCGGCCCGAGGACCTGCTGGCGCCGGTCCAGGTAAGTCTGGACTTCAACTACCGAGAGCTGCTCCGCCAGGCGCCCAAACTCCTCGACCAGGTCGTTGAGGAGCCGCTGCAGTTCGCCGAAGCTGTTAAATACACCGTCTATGGCCTAGTTAGGGACCATCTGAAGACCGCCGGGCTGAAACCCATCGATATATCCCAGCTGCACGCCCACTGGCGGCTGGTCGGGCTGCCGTACACCCCGGGCCTGCAGTTCGAGCCGCGGGAGAACTGCCTGCGGCTCGGACTGACCCAGGTGCAGGGCATCCTGTCGGCCTACACCCCACCGGAGAACCTGGT CCTCCAATCGATTTGGTACTGCGGCAGCGGCTGTATGCGAAATGCGATACAGACCAGCTCCACGGATGGTAGGTCCATCTAG
- the RpS5a gene encoding small ribosomal subunit protein uS7A produces the protein MAEVAENVVENFEEPAPLETEAAETILETNVVATTELPEIKLFGRWSCDDVTVNDISLQDYISVKEKFARYLPHSAGRYAAKRFRKAQCPIVERLTCSLMMKGRNNGKKLMACRIVKHSFEIIHLLTGENPLQILVSAIINSGPREDSTRIGRAGTVRRQAVDVSPLRRVNQAIWLLCTGAREAAFRNIKTIAECLADELINAAKGSSNSYAIKKKDELERVAKSNR, from the exons ATGGCCGAAGTTGCTGAAAACGTGGTGGAGAACTTCGAGGAGCCAGCACCTCTGGAAACCGAGGCTGCTGAGACCATCCTGGAGACGAATGTGGTGGCCACCACTGAGTTGCCCGAGATCAAGCTGTTCGGCCGTTGGTCTTGCGACGATGTGACCGTCAACGATATTTCGCTGCAGGATTACATTTCGGTTAAGGAGAAGTTCGCTCGCTACCTTCCCCACTCTGCCGGCCGTTATGCCGCCAAGCGTTTCCGCAAGGCCCAGTGCCCCATTGTGGAGCGTCTGACCTGCTCCCTGATGATGAAGGGACGCAACAACGGCAAGAAACTGATGGCCTGCCGCATCGTCAAGCACTCGTTCGAGATCATCCATCTGCTCACCGGCGAGAACCCTCTGCAG ATCCTGGTCAGTGCTATCATCAACTCTGGACCTCGTGAGGACTCCACCCGTATTGGACGTGCTGGTACCGTCCGTCGTCAGGCTGTGGATGTGTCGCCCTTGCGTCGCGTCAACCAG GCCATCTGGCTGCTGTGCACTGGAGCTCGTGAGGCTGCCTTCAGGAACATCAAGACCATCGccgagtgcctggctgatgaGCTGATCAACGCTGCTAAG GGATCTTCCAACTCCTACGCCATCAAGAAGAAGGACGAGTTGGAGCGTGTGGCCAAGTCCAACCGTTAA
- the LOC108127141 gene encoding uncharacterized protein, translating to MSSKRKLGGKSSPRRSPVPLEVFLRSEEDAESLSQTDSFIGSNGNREESNVSTSTSARPANVWGFIESKDDVKASAGKNLKLDPKEYPHLGWQPKHPKVTTSPDAVSLASVSHVGVEVNRHIVPATPTKLGVEEGNPAMGMKKSNVQDRQTPQRPQVRVVPLEALLQPPGQQSQNQVQQPQHQVRATHPRVQLQQQSRDEAQPQPPKVPDRHSKRVTRNPSSLLKRRCPDQSSMQERQQPNVQERQTLERPQDRPQEPAVPQVSPSDTCQTLPQKQVQVPSLLRPSKLALGAQLGRHSSRQKLVETPSELPQPSQNQVQIQPPQQQVHKTTCGVQVQQQSREKDVPPPQANTPNPSSPFVQGPQTPQRPQVRVVPIDSLRQPPGQQSQNQVQQPQHQVRATSWVQPQQSREEDQPQRPNAPDRHSLQKGLSNPPSLLKRRSPDQSSMQEDQRTNVQELETPQRPQVPAVPQVTQHQARQQAQHRQNPQNEQPLGTATNRRIPLQELPAQDMPRNQWPIPKLIRSPKLMGVQRGENSTREPSLKENQEEQPENQKVSEQPISDSKSEQSREELQKQSPDQHQLQTQSNGQQQRPHRVSKRKWMTERERGLKRRRLAEVEQKKSVVKKGPSPEEQKGPSPEEEINPAKVEEIVPAPEQEPIPSIYGQIFKDNSLIPSYVHKAFEVPDPTDIEAVQRVRQLRWDVEHFNIASPHRSPHNSNAQKSTPRDRVNPQQQADQQEHQPPPSLRNSQPTRDCSTESSEDGSSEESDSSDEEQPRRDSSTEESDSQEEEPNGPEPQTNAGPSSATPAGRISPRPGDAPRSSSYDLPFPSYVPEESDSKEEEPNGPEPQSNAGPSKVAPRSPSNDLPSPCYVRQEPNQGTRPRLPSYTLPKMPYEHSAHSPAPVAPLTLASTPSPVYQQHRMRSMPSVSRNTGPDQGGQNWTARPPVYQQHRMRSMPSVSRNTGPDQGGQNWTSRPRSHKPVAPLSRESPPPPVYQQDSWSPPSVTRNTGPDEEGDIRRRRPRIWSPIRYPGSSNS from the exons ATGTCATCTAAGAGGAAACTAGGAGGGAAATCCAGCCCCCGCCGCAGCCCTGTCCCGCTGGAAGTTTTCCTGCGCAGCGAGGAGGACGCCGAGAGTCTGTCCCAGACTGACAGCTTCATCGG CTCGAATGGCAACAGGGAGGAGAGCAATGTGTCGACCTCGACCTCTGCCAGGCCTGCTAATGTTTGGGGTTTTATCGAGAGCAAGGATGACGTCAAGGCTTCCGCTGGCAAGAATCTTAAGCTAGACCCGAAGGAGTATCCCCATCTTGGATGGCAACCAAAACATCCTAAAGTAACGACATCTCCGGACGCTGTTTCGCTGGCAAGTGTATCCCATGTTGGCGTTGAGGTCAACAGGCACATAGTTCCAGCTACACCTACAAAGTTGGGGGTGGAGGAAGGTAACCCAGCCATGGGaatgaaaaaatcgaatgTTCAAGATCGTCAGACACCACAGCGTCCACAAGTGCGGGTGGTGCCTCTAGAGGCCCTTCTCCAGCCTCCGGGACAGCAGTCGCAGAATCAGGTGCAGCAGCCTCAGCACCAAGTAAGAGCGACCCATCCTCGGGTTCAACTACAACAGCAGTCTCGAGACGAGGCGCAGCCGCAGCCGCCAAAGGTTCCCGATCGTCACTCTAAACGAGTGACTAGAAATCCATCTTCACTACTAAAACGGCGGTGTCCTGATCAGTCGTCCATGCAGGAGAGGCAGCAGCCTAATGTTCAAGAGCGTCAGACACTAGAGCGTCCACAAGACCGTCCACAAGAGCCAGCGGTGCCCCAAGTTTCCCCGTCAGACACTTGTCAGACATTGCCACAGAAACAGGTGCAGGTGCCCTCATTGCTGCGACCTTCGAAACTAGCTTTGGGAGCGCAACTTGGCCGGCACTCGTCACGTCAGAAATTGGTTGAAACCCCCTCGGAATTGCCACAACCCTCGCAGAATCAGGTGCAGATACAGCCACCTCAGCAACAAGTGCATAAGACCACATGTGGGGTTCAAGTGCAACAGCAGTCTCGAGAGAAAGACGTGCCGCCGCCACAGGCAAATACTCCCAATCCATCTTCGCCATTTGTTCAAGGGCCTCAGACACCACAACGTCCACAAGTGCGGGTGGTGCCTATAGATTCCCTACGCCAGCCTCCGGGACAGCAGTCGCAGAATCAGGTGCAGCAGCCTCAGCACCAAGTAAGAGCAACCTCTTGGGTTCAACCACAGCAGTCTCGAGAGGAAGACCAGCCGCAGAGGCCAAATGCTCCCGATCGTCACTCGTTGCAGAAGGGGTTGTCGAATCCACCTTCACTACTAAAACGGCGGAGCCCGGATCAGTCGTCCATGCAGGAGGACCAGCGGACCAATGTTCAAGAGCTTGAGACACCACAGCGTCCACAAGTGCCGGCGGTACCACAAGTTACCCAACACCAGGCGCGGCAACAGGCTCAACATCGCCAAAATCCTCAGAATGAACAGCCGCTGGGAACAGCAACCAATCGGCGCATACCGCTGCAAGAATTGCCAGCACAGGACATGCCTCGAAATCAATGGCCGATTCCGAAATTGATCCGCTCTCCGAAACTTATGGGGGTACAACGTGGAGAGAATTCAACTCGTGAGCCATCGCTAAAGGAGAATCAGGAAGAGCAGCCTGAGAACCAAAAGGTCTCAGAACAACCTATCTCAGACTCGAAATCAGAGCAGTCTCGCGAGGAACTGCAAAAGCAGAGTCCAGACCAACATCAACTCCAGACCCAATCCAATGGGCAGCAGCAACGGCCTCATCGAGTATCGAAGCGGAAATGGATGACTGAACGAGAACGTGGACTAAAGAGGCGGCGACTTGCTGAAGTGGAGCAGAAGAAATCGGTGGTTAAGAAGGGCCCATCGCCAGAGGAACAGAAGGGCCCATCGCCAGAGGAAGAAATCAACCCAGCGAAAGTGGAAGAGATCGTTCCTGCGCCAGAGCAGGAACCCATCCCTTCTATTTATGGACAGATTTTTAAGGATAACAGCCTAATCCCTTCGTATGTTCATAAGGCGTTTGAGGTGCCGGATCCGACAGACATTGAAGCTGTACAGCGTGTTCGACAGCTTCGGTGGGATGTAGAGCACTTTAATATTGCTTCTCCGCATAGGTCCCCACATAACTCGAATGCCCAGAAGTCAACTCCGAGGGATCGAGTGAATCCGCAGCAGCAGGCCGACCAACAGGAACATCAGCCTCCTCCTAGTCTCAGAAATTCC caaccAACGAGGGATTGCTCGACAGAGTCTTCGGAAGATGGATCCAGCGAGGAGAGTGATTCGTCCGACGAAGAG CAACCGAGGAGAGATTCCTCGACGGAGGAGAGTGATTCACAGGAGGAAGAGCCAAATGGGCCCGAGCCTCAAACCAATGCAGGACCGAGCAGTGCAACACCAGCCGGGAGAATTTCTCCCCGGCCGGGTGATGCACCGCGATCCTCGTCCTATGATCTGCCATTCCCATCCTATGTTCCGGAGGAGAGTGATTCAAAGGAGGAAGAGCCAAACGGACCCGAGCCTCAATCCAATGCAGGACCGAGCAAAGTGGCCCCGCGATCCCCATCCAATGATCTGCCATCCCCATGCTATGTTCGGCAAGAACCAAATCAAGGGACTCGCCCGAGATTGCCCAGCTACACGTTGCCCAAGATGCCATATGAACATAGTGCACATAGTCCGGCACCGGTGGCGCCTCTCACCCTGGCATCGACTCCGTCACCCGTGTACCAGCAACACCGGATGCGGTCGATGCCCTCCGTCTCTAGGAACACGGGACCTGATCAAGGAGGGCAGAACTGGACAGCGCGTCCTCCCGTGTACCAGCAACACCGGATGCGGTCGATGCCCTCCGTCTCTAGAAATACGGGACCTGATCAAGGAGGGCAGAATTGGACATCACGTCCTCGGAGTCACAAACCGGTGGCACCTCTTAGCCGAGAATCGCCTCCGCCACCCGTTTACCAGCAAGATTCGTGGTCGCCGCCCTCCGTCACTAGGAATACGGGACCTGATGAAGAGGGGGACATCAGGAGAAGACGTCCTCGGATCTGGTCTCCAATCAGATACCCT GGATCTTCTAACTCCTAA